One window from the genome of Salmo salar chromosome ssa25, Ssal_v3.1, whole genome shotgun sequence encodes:
- the LOC106586425 gene encoding high affinity cGMP-specific 3',5'-cyclic phosphodiesterase 9A: protein MWSHSKFRTVRAVALKTDMATKIIYFTVNGRPEQAEFPVDCPAQDVKDLFRSAAEAGPHDILKLYNPKGNIINISPRLEPNSPNSCYKLEVVAADCNSEPLGVELAVALGFDLSSMEKRLQGLEKKILIEAGETPAVVYEMKRQVESFREKLESVEHLSWLGLFKELSEGTQKPSPFYHKRTLRKTREECEHVREKFLQMSSLEVSEEVRQYLKTPTFDNWQWEDAEIMVLLQVMYTDLDFIATFNIEPEVLHQFLYEVYKRYNNIPFHNFKHCFCVTQMMYGLIWLTDLKSKIDSIDLLTMLTSAACHDLDHTGYNNAYQINARTELALRYNDISPLENHHCAVAFEILEKNENNIFRNLTTEQYKRIREGIIKCILATDMTRHNEILNKFKSILPVFDFSNKDHRDVLMMIMIKVSDISNEARPMDVAEPWLDCLLQEFYNQSDMEKLEGLPVTPFMDRDKVTKPSSQTGFIGFVLLPLFIELANLFPCLEQHIIDPVRKALDYYTEMEKALEREKLIRAQSDKAAAAKNKDTTPQNLQNPQKTADSLSEAGNALKPPTL from the exons ATGTGGTCACACAGTAAATTCAGAACAGTGAGGGCAGTGGCTTTAAAAACTGATATGGCAACAAAAATCATCTACTTTACTGTGAATGGAAGACCAGAGCAGGCAGAGTTTCCAGTGGATTGCCCTGCCCAGGATGTCAAAG ATCTGTTCCGCTCTGCAGCTGAGGCAGGACCCCATGACATTCTGAAGCTGTACAACCCTAAGGGCAACATCATCAACATCTCCCCGCGCCTGGAGCCCAACAGTCCTAACTCCTGTTATAAGCTAGAGGTGGTGGCTGCTGACTGCAACAGTGAGCCTTTAG GTGTGGAACTTGCTGTGGCACTAGGATTTGACCTCTCCTCCATGGAGAAAAG ACTGCAGGGCTTGGAGAAGAAGATCCTGATCGAGGCTGGTGAGACTCCTGCAGTCGTGTATGAGATGAAGAGACAGGTTGAGTCATTCCGGGAGAAACTTGAG AGTGTTGAACATCTCAGCTGGCTGGGCCTATTCAAAGAGCTATCTGAGGGAACACAGAAgccctctcctttctaccacaaGAGAACGCTGCGCAAGACCAGAGAGGAATGTGAACATGTACGGGAAAAGTTCCTGCAGATGAG TTCCCTGGAGGTTTCAGAGGAAGTGAGACAGTACCTCAAGACCCCAACTTTTGACAACTG GCAGTGGGAGGATGCAGAGATCATGGTTCTACTGCAGGTCATGTACACAGACCTGGACTTCATTGCCACCTTTAACATTGAGCCTGAGGTGCTGCACCAGTTCCTGTATGAGGTGTACAAACGCTACAACAACATCCCCTTCCACAACTTCAAACACTGCTTCTGTGTCACccagatg ATGTATGGGCTGATCTGGCTGACGGACCTGAAAAGTAAGATTGACAGCATTGACCTGCTCACCATGCTGACCTCCGCAGCCTGTCACGACCTTGATCACACGGGATACAACAATGCTTACCAG ATAAATGCTCGTACAGAACTGGCCCTGCGCTACAATGACATTTCCCCCCTTGAGAATCACCACTGTGCTGTGGCTTTTGAGATCCTGGAGAAG AATGAAAACAACATTTTCAGAAATCTGACAACTGAACAGTATAAACGGATAAGAGAGGGCATAATCAA ATGTATCCTGGCCACTGATATGACGAGACATAACGAGATCCTGAACAAGTTCAAGTCCATCCTGCCTGTCTTTGACTTCAGCAACAAGGACCACAGAGACGTG ctGATGATGATCATGATCAAAGTGAGTGACATCTCCAACGAAGCACGGCCTATGGATGTGGCTGAGCCCTGGTTAGACTGCCTCCTGCAGGAGTTCTACAACCAG AGTGACATGGAGAAGCTGGAGGGTCTTCCTGTCACCCCGTTCATGGACAGGGACAAGGTGACCAAGCCGTCCTCTCAGACAGGCTTCATTGGCTTCGTCCTCTTACCCCTCTTCATTGAGCTGGCTAACCTTTTCCCCTGCCTGGAG CAGCACATCATAGACCCGGTGCGTAAGGCCCTGGACTACtacacagagatggagaaagccctagagagagagaaactgatcCGAGCACAGAGCGACAAGGCAGCTGCAGCCAAGAACAAGGATACTACACCTCAGAACTTACAGAACCCTCAGAAAACAGCAGATAGTCTGTCAGAGGCTGGGAATGCCTTGAAACCACCCACTCTGTGA